In Arthrobacter sp. QXT-31, one genomic interval encodes:
- a CDS encoding 5-methylcytosine restriction system specificity protein McrC — MDELSGGTVEKLDPDSAAFVNSSGLAKATPMGMGLFRIETLGRVGSVRTPQVQLDVRPKGRLGLNRLLFLLSYAGDQGFRDDTVEADEDAELWSALAASLAQLAERALQRGVLQGYVTVHDSLRTVKGRIRISDQISRRPGMLVPLEVSYDEFTEDIPENRILRAALDRMSRVPGVRPDVLSRLRQLKGKLDDVTRLHAGAPLPPWRASRLNLRYHAALRLSEVILRNASAEAGEGKQQTASFVVDMAQVFEDFVGAALRRAMAAFPGEMRLQYNAMLNEAVRDSDRLTVNPHAVHLLGGRPVVVYDAQYRAGSDQGASLTADHFQMLAYCTALRVPTAWLIYAGAGEMKLRRILNTDIDIVEFPLDLSRPPSEILAAVADLAQQSWGEVVRQASLGR; from the coding sequence CTGGATGAGCTCTCCGGCGGCACCGTGGAGAAGCTCGACCCGGACAGCGCCGCCTTCGTGAACTCCAGCGGCCTGGCCAAGGCAACACCCATGGGCATGGGGCTGTTCCGGATCGAGACCCTCGGCAGGGTGGGGTCGGTACGCACTCCGCAGGTGCAGCTGGACGTGCGGCCCAAGGGCCGGCTGGGGCTGAACCGGCTGCTTTTCCTCCTGAGCTACGCCGGGGACCAGGGCTTCCGCGACGATACCGTGGAGGCGGACGAGGACGCCGAGCTGTGGAGTGCCCTGGCGGCATCCCTGGCGCAACTCGCCGAGCGCGCCCTCCAGCGTGGCGTCCTGCAGGGGTACGTGACCGTGCACGACTCGCTCCGCACGGTCAAGGGCCGCATCCGGATCTCGGACCAGATCTCCCGCCGGCCGGGGATGCTGGTGCCGCTGGAAGTGTCGTACGACGAGTTCACTGAGGACATCCCGGAAAACCGCATCCTGCGCGCCGCCCTGGACCGCATGTCCCGCGTCCCGGGAGTCCGCCCGGATGTCCTTAGCCGCCTGCGGCAGCTCAAGGGAAAGCTCGACGACGTCACCCGCCTCCACGCGGGCGCTCCGCTTCCGCCGTGGCGGGCCAGCCGGCTGAACCTCCGCTACCACGCCGCCCTGCGGCTCTCGGAGGTCATCCTGCGCAATGCATCCGCGGAAGCGGGGGAGGGGAAGCAGCAGACGGCATCGTTCGTCGTCGACATGGCCCAGGTCTTTGAGGATTTCGTCGGTGCGGCGCTGCGCCGGGCCATGGCGGCCTTCCCCGGCGAGATGAGGCTGCAGTACAACGCGATGCTGAACGAGGCCGTCCGGGACTCTGACCGGCTGACCGTGAACCCGCACGCCGTGCACCTGCTGGGCGGCCGGCCGGTGGTGGTGTACGACGCCCAGTACCGCGCCGGCAGCGATCAGGGCGCGTCGCTTACGGCGGACCATTTCCAGATGCTGGCCTATTGCACGGCGTTGCGCGTTCCCACGGCATGGCTGATCTACGCCGGAGCGGGCGAGATGAAGCTGAGGCGCATCCTCAACACCGACATCGACATTGTGGAGTTTCCGCTGGATCTTTCACGGCCGCCGTCGGAGATCCTGGCAGCCGTCGCCGACCTTGCCCAGCAGTCTTGGGGAGAAGTGGTGCGCCAGGCGAGCCTGGGCCGCTAG
- a CDS encoding MarR family winged helix-turn-helix transcriptional regulator produces MAVAPNTAAELMRQIFDLQRAVRCVTVSTSRGLEAGVALQGVLRFVGEQESRATHLAARLGVSAPVLSRHIAELEELGLVHRRPDPDDGRAQLVALTDAGRAKLIAIEEHRVATLQEFLRDWSQQDAEETAKVLHKLSESLRESARATAAGPNTTTKRKEHING; encoded by the coding sequence ATGGCAGTTGCACCTAACACGGCCGCCGAACTCATGCGGCAGATCTTCGACCTCCAGCGCGCCGTGCGGTGCGTGACCGTCTCGACCTCCCGTGGTCTGGAAGCCGGTGTTGCGCTGCAGGGCGTCCTGCGGTTCGTGGGGGAGCAGGAATCGCGCGCCACCCACCTCGCCGCACGGCTGGGCGTCAGCGCGCCGGTCCTCAGCAGGCACATCGCAGAGCTCGAGGAACTCGGTCTGGTGCACCGCCGGCCCGATCCCGACGACGGCCGGGCGCAATTGGTGGCCCTCACCGACGCCGGCCGCGCGAAACTCATCGCCATCGAGGAGCACCGCGTCGCCACGCTGCAGGAATTCCTGCGGGACTGGAGCCAGCAAGACGCCGAGGAGACGGCGAAAGTACTCCACAAACTCTCGGAGTCCCTTAGGGAATCCGCCCGGGCCACGGCGGCCGGGCCGAACACAACCACCAAACGCAAGGAGCACATCAATGGCTAG
- a CDS encoding ABC transporter ATP-binding protein, with product MLVTLIRRYSKPYLPYILAVIAFQLASTIAALYLPSLNAQIIDEGVSRGDTNFIWRTGALMLLVAFLQVGTAIAGVYFGSKTAMAVGRDLRRGVFRKVTSFSAKDVNAFGAPTLITRGTNDVQQVQMLVLMGLNFMVSTPIMCIGGIIMALREDINLSWLVWVSVPVLFVVVGYLVVRLIPLFRSMQTKIDRINEVLREQIIGIRVVRAFVREPYETERFGQANRELTDVSLKIGALFVLMFPAIGMILHLSTAAVLWFGGQRVDSGDMQVGALTAFLQYLLQILMAVMMGTFMAMMIPRASVCADRIGEVLDVEPSIHEPRQPVTPGQLEGVVEYRNVSFAYPGAEAPVLSNISFTARPGETVAIIGSTGAGKTSLLSLLPRLYDVVDGEVLLDGVPVSQLDRAEITRRVALVPQRPYLFSGTIGHNLRFGNPEATDDELWDALHVAQGDGFVKEKKNGLASRIAQGGTNVSGGQRQRLCIARALVTRPKVYLFDDSFSALDVATDARLRAALKRTTADATVIIVAQRISTITEADQILVLDNGRIVDRGTHQELLETSPTYQEIVESQLSVEEVA from the coding sequence ATGCTCGTCACCCTGATACGGCGCTACTCCAAACCGTATTTGCCGTACATCCTTGCTGTGATCGCCTTCCAGCTGGCATCCACCATCGCGGCGCTCTACCTGCCCAGCCTTAACGCACAGATCATCGACGAGGGCGTCTCCCGCGGCGACACGAATTTCATCTGGCGCACCGGGGCGCTCATGCTCCTGGTGGCCTTCCTGCAGGTGGGCACGGCCATTGCCGGGGTCTACTTCGGGTCAAAGACGGCCATGGCCGTGGGCCGGGATCTCCGCCGCGGTGTTTTCCGCAAGGTGACCAGCTTCTCCGCCAAGGACGTCAACGCGTTTGGCGCGCCCACCCTGATCACCCGCGGCACCAACGACGTCCAGCAGGTCCAGATGCTCGTGCTGATGGGCCTGAACTTCATGGTGTCCACACCCATCATGTGCATCGGCGGCATCATCATGGCCCTGCGTGAGGACATCAACCTGTCCTGGCTGGTCTGGGTTTCGGTCCCGGTCCTCTTCGTGGTGGTGGGCTACCTCGTCGTGCGTCTCATTCCGCTGTTCCGCTCCATGCAGACAAAGATCGACCGCATCAACGAGGTCCTGCGCGAGCAGATCATCGGCATCCGCGTGGTCCGGGCCTTCGTCCGGGAACCCTACGAGACGGAGCGGTTCGGCCAGGCCAACAGGGAACTGACCGACGTCTCGCTGAAGATCGGCGCATTGTTCGTTCTGATGTTTCCCGCCATCGGCATGATCCTGCACCTGTCCACCGCGGCGGTGCTCTGGTTCGGCGGCCAGCGGGTGGACTCGGGCGACATGCAGGTCGGCGCCCTGACAGCATTCCTGCAGTACCTGCTCCAGATCCTGATGGCCGTAATGATGGGCACCTTCATGGCCATGATGATCCCGCGCGCGTCCGTCTGCGCGGACCGCATCGGCGAGGTGCTCGACGTCGAACCCTCCATCCATGAGCCCCGGCAGCCGGTCACCCCAGGACAGCTGGAAGGCGTGGTGGAGTACCGCAACGTCAGCTTCGCCTATCCGGGGGCCGAGGCGCCGGTCCTGAGCAACATCAGCTTCACCGCCCGGCCCGGGGAAACCGTGGCGATCATCGGCTCCACCGGTGCAGGCAAGACCTCCCTGCTGTCACTGCTGCCGCGGCTCTACGACGTCGTGGACGGTGAAGTACTCCTCGATGGCGTCCCCGTCAGCCAGTTGGACCGTGCGGAAATCACCAGGCGCGTTGCCCTGGTTCCGCAGCGGCCCTACCTGTTCTCCGGAACCATCGGACATAACCTCCGGTTTGGAAATCCGGAAGCCACCGACGACGAACTCTGGGACGCCCTTCATGTGGCCCAGGGTGACGGTTTCGTGAAAGAGAAGAAAAACGGGCTCGCATCCCGCATCGCCCAGGGCGGCACCAATGTGTCCGGCGGCCAGCGCCAGCGGCTCTGCATCGCGCGCGCCTTGGTCACCAGGCCTAAGGTCTACCTGTTCGACGATTCCTTCTCCGCCCTGGATGTCGCCACGGACGCCCGGCTGCGTGCCGCGCTCAAACGCACCACCGCTGATGCCACCGTCATTATCGTCGCGCAGCGCATCTCCACCATCACGGAAGCGGACCAGATCCTGGTGCTCGACAACGGCAGGATCGTGGACCGGGGAACGCACCAGGAACTCCTCGAAACGTCGCCCACCTACCAGGAAATTGTTGAGTCCCAGCTGAGCGTGGAGGAAGTGGCATGA
- a CDS encoding acyl-CoA thioesterase — translation MRWGDMDAYGHINNVQIVRMLEEARIAAFGPPAGAGLPGIDPHVSLFNTVPQGTMALVVDHRIRYVKTLEYRNIPAVVQVWVGAVKGASFDIHYLVQDPVTGDDCVKASSHLAFVDEATGRVLRLTPEQKQLLEPFIERKEH, via the coding sequence ATGCGCTGGGGGGACATGGACGCCTACGGGCACATCAACAACGTCCAGATCGTGCGCATGCTGGAGGAGGCCCGCATCGCCGCCTTCGGCCCGCCCGCCGGTGCCGGGCTGCCGGGGATCGATCCCCACGTGTCGCTGTTCAACACGGTTCCCCAGGGCACCATGGCGCTCGTGGTGGACCACAGGATCCGGTACGTGAAGACCCTCGAGTACCGCAACATTCCGGCGGTGGTCCAAGTGTGGGTCGGCGCAGTCAAGGGCGCCAGCTTCGATATCCACTACCTTGTGCAGGACCCGGTAACTGGCGACGATTGTGTGAAGGCCTCAAGCCATTTGGCCTTCGTTGATGAAGCCACCGGAAGGGTGCTGCGGCTGACTCCGGAACAGAAGCAGCTGCTGGAGCCCTTCATTGAGCGCAAGGAGCATTGA
- a CDS encoding ABC transporter ATP-binding protein: MSADQKGGQNPAENSTTAADQGAVLEDDDFVEEEYQPGEADGGMFGAMPAKKAQHFWPSAKRLMGLLKPEAAGIYVVVGMVIVSVILNVIAPKVLGQAMDVIFGGVVGKQLPAGVSKDQFVEGLRAQGQNNFADMVSRMELVPGTGIDFQKLTVLISAVLLMYFVANIFLWLQGHILNRIVMKVIRQLRDNTEKKLNRLPLNYFDTRQRGDVLSRVTNDVDNVQQALQQAFAQLINSVLTVLGIVIMMFIVSWQLALIALIALPLSGAAAGVIGARSQKLFAAQWKNTGELNGQIEESFSGHDLVRVFGREADMLERFEERNEALYKASFGAQFVSGIIFPVMQFVSYLSYVGIAVVGGLRVASGSMSLGDATAFIQYSREFTQPLGQMAGMANMLQSGVASAERVFEFLDADEQDTETATQHLPAKTDGHVEFQNVTFSYTPDKPLIEDLSFTAKPGHTVAIVGPTGAGKTTLVNLVMRFYELNSGSITLDGVDVTQLSRAELRSKVGMVLQDAWLFGGSIYDNIRYGNLDATEDQVMAAAKATFVDRFVRALPDGYSTVIDEEGNNVSAGEKQLITIARAFVANPSLLILDEATSSVDTRTELLVQKAMAALRTDRTSFVIAHRLSTIRDADTILVMENGKIVEQGNHHTLFAAEGAYYRLYMSQFAGADAEETAVDDSTAVRS; encoded by the coding sequence ATGAGCGCCGACCAGAAGGGCGGCCAAAACCCCGCCGAAAACTCCACGACGGCAGCAGACCAGGGCGCAGTGCTGGAGGATGACGACTTCGTGGAGGAGGAGTACCAGCCGGGTGAGGCCGACGGCGGCATGTTTGGTGCGATGCCGGCCAAGAAGGCCCAGCATTTCTGGCCCTCGGCCAAGCGGCTCATGGGCCTGCTGAAACCGGAAGCCGCCGGCATCTACGTCGTCGTCGGCATGGTGATCGTGTCGGTGATCCTCAACGTCATTGCCCCCAAGGTGCTGGGCCAGGCAATGGATGTGATCTTCGGCGGTGTCGTGGGCAAGCAGCTGCCCGCCGGCGTCAGCAAGGACCAGTTCGTCGAGGGACTGCGGGCGCAGGGGCAGAACAACTTCGCGGACATGGTCTCCCGGATGGAGCTCGTGCCCGGAACCGGCATCGACTTCCAGAAGCTGACCGTCCTGATCTCAGCCGTGCTGCTGATGTACTTCGTGGCCAACATCTTCCTGTGGCTCCAGGGCCACATCCTCAACAGGATCGTCATGAAGGTGATCCGGCAGCTCCGCGACAACACCGAGAAGAAACTCAACCGGCTGCCGCTGAACTATTTCGACACCCGCCAGCGCGGTGACGTGCTCTCCCGGGTGACCAACGACGTCGACAACGTCCAGCAGGCGCTGCAGCAGGCGTTCGCCCAGCTCATCAACTCGGTGCTGACCGTGCTTGGCATCGTCATCATGATGTTCATCGTCTCGTGGCAGCTGGCGCTGATCGCCCTCATCGCGCTGCCGCTGTCCGGGGCTGCGGCCGGTGTGATCGGCGCGCGGAGCCAGAAGCTGTTTGCGGCGCAGTGGAAGAACACCGGTGAGCTGAACGGCCAGATCGAGGAGTCCTTCTCCGGGCACGACCTGGTGCGGGTCTTCGGCCGCGAAGCCGACATGCTGGAGCGCTTCGAGGAGCGCAACGAGGCCCTGTACAAGGCCAGCTTCGGCGCGCAGTTCGTGTCCGGCATCATCTTCCCCGTGATGCAGTTCGTCTCCTACCTCAGCTACGTCGGCATCGCGGTGGTGGGCGGCCTGCGGGTCGCCTCGGGAAGCATGAGCCTCGGCGACGCCACGGCCTTCATCCAGTACTCACGCGAGTTCACCCAGCCGCTGGGGCAGATGGCCGGCATGGCCAACATGCTGCAGTCCGGCGTGGCATCGGCCGAGCGGGTGTTCGAGTTCCTGGACGCGGATGAGCAGGACACCGAGACCGCCACGCAGCATCTGCCGGCCAAGACCGATGGCCATGTGGAGTTCCAAAACGTCACGTTCAGCTACACGCCGGACAAGCCGCTGATCGAGGACCTGTCCTTCACTGCCAAGCCGGGCCATACCGTGGCCATCGTGGGCCCCACCGGCGCGGGCAAGACCACCCTGGTGAACCTGGTCATGCGCTTCTACGAGCTCAACTCCGGCTCCATTACGCTCGACGGCGTGGATGTCACCCAGCTGAGCCGCGCCGAGCTGCGGTCCAAGGTGGGCATGGTGCTGCAGGACGCCTGGCTGTTCGGCGGATCCATCTACGACAACATCAGGTACGGCAACCTGGACGCCACCGAGGACCAGGTCATGGCGGCGGCGAAGGCCACGTTCGTGGACCGCTTCGTCCGGGCACTTCCCGACGGCTACAGCACCGTCATCGATGAGGAGGGCAACAACGTCAGCGCGGGTGAAAAGCAGCTCATCACCATCGCCCGCGCGTTCGTGGCCAACCCCTCGCTGCTCATCCTGGACGAGGCCACCAGCTCCGTGGACACGCGCACCGAACTCCTGGTGCAGAAGGCCATGGCTGCACTGCGCACGGACCGGACCAGCTTCGTCATCGCCCACCGCCTCTCCACCATCCGCGACGCCGACACCATTCTGGTCATGGAGAACGGCAAGATCGTGGAGCAGGGCAACCACCACACCCTCTTCGCCGCCGAAGGCGCCTATTACCGGCTGTACATGTCGCAGTTTGCGGGCGCTGATGCCGAAGAGACGGCCGTGGACGACTCGACGGCGGTGCGCAGCTGA
- a CDS encoding McrB family protein translates to MTPAPKPAMHRALGVSKEIEEAAWFVLGAGLQGRPSALDGRTQTWTAEAAAELLERLERGVADAKAPMMTNLRHNLADASPSAKQLAVELLFLQSLPLAHEVKSLKVKRARVAEAASWLEPPLELPEELYRGMTDHGVIRDRTAEFNWTIWDHLKWLCRFVHYVDRQSTAVISQALKDPLAFHQLAAGTPEDQPAIRRSIEYLAWPSYFEPVVADIERQEIRDAFASLVGGAKGDSEEEITADIRRIRLHLDEQAGQRIDWYSRQLVSQWRKVGDPGRRAWLLRTHHDNAELLAAWHAEEKVTLDVEHLRLLDPGVTAGLVQHAVDEDYKHLGYVEREDTKTAIFAFLTVMKPGDLALYQSAGTVRIGVVLGEPDHNGDNRRLRRKVRWFDEAHAMTDLPRHIQRQLATSGIVVDVTRVVQALQALLPAEAETEPDADASPATVALPVLGGFRPVTKEFADSLHMEVEPLQEIADLLEENRQLVLYGPPGTGKTYLAKHLAAELAQDSTDERVKLVQFHPSYAYEDFFEGYRPDKTDEGQVSFKLVAGPLRRLAEEAAKPGNESKPHFLIIDEMNRANLAKVFGELYFLLEYRDDRIYLQYSPNEPFTLPDNLYIIGTMNTADRSIAMMDAAIRRRFAFIELHPQTEPVKGSLLRFLEARQLDTTPALLLDALNQAIDEWDRDLMIGPSYFMKKAAQTPAGLRRIWKYELMPLLEEHYHGQLNRAQLEERFGLDQLLGRLAAR, encoded by the coding sequence ATGACCCCCGCCCCAAAGCCTGCCATGCACCGCGCCCTCGGAGTCTCCAAAGAGATCGAGGAAGCCGCCTGGTTCGTGCTTGGTGCCGGTCTTCAGGGCAGGCCGTCGGCATTGGACGGCCGCACGCAGACGTGGACAGCGGAGGCCGCGGCGGAGCTGCTGGAACGGCTCGAGCGGGGAGTCGCCGACGCCAAGGCGCCGATGATGACCAACCTGCGGCACAACCTGGCGGACGCGTCCCCTTCCGCGAAGCAACTGGCCGTGGAGCTCCTCTTCCTGCAGTCGCTGCCGCTGGCGCACGAGGTCAAGTCGCTCAAGGTCAAGCGGGCGCGGGTCGCCGAGGCAGCGTCCTGGCTGGAGCCGCCGCTCGAGCTCCCCGAGGAGCTGTACCGCGGCATGACCGACCACGGCGTCATCCGCGACCGGACTGCGGAGTTCAACTGGACCATCTGGGACCACCTGAAGTGGCTGTGCCGGTTTGTGCACTACGTCGACCGGCAGTCCACCGCGGTCATCAGCCAGGCGCTGAAGGATCCGCTGGCCTTCCACCAGCTGGCTGCGGGCACGCCGGAAGATCAGCCGGCCATCCGGCGCAGCATCGAATACCTCGCCTGGCCCAGCTACTTCGAGCCGGTGGTGGCCGACATCGAACGCCAGGAGATCAGGGACGCCTTCGCCTCCCTCGTCGGCGGCGCGAAGGGGGACAGCGAGGAGGAAATCACCGCCGACATCCGCCGCATCCGCCTGCACCTGGACGAGCAGGCAGGCCAGCGCATCGACTGGTACTCCCGGCAGCTGGTGAGCCAGTGGCGCAAGGTCGGGGACCCGGGCCGCCGTGCCTGGCTGCTGCGCACCCACCACGACAACGCCGAGCTCCTGGCTGCCTGGCATGCAGAGGAGAAGGTGACGCTCGACGTCGAACACCTCCGCCTGCTTGACCCCGGCGTAACGGCGGGGCTGGTACAGCACGCCGTTGACGAGGACTACAAGCACCTCGGCTACGTGGAGCGGGAGGACACCAAAACCGCCATCTTCGCCTTCCTGACCGTGATGAAGCCGGGCGACCTCGCGCTGTACCAGAGCGCCGGTACGGTGCGCATCGGCGTCGTGCTCGGGGAGCCGGACCACAACGGCGACAACCGGCGGCTGCGCCGCAAGGTGCGCTGGTTCGACGAGGCGCACGCCATGACCGACCTGCCGCGGCACATCCAGCGCCAGCTGGCCACGTCGGGCATCGTTGTCGACGTGACCCGGGTGGTGCAGGCGCTGCAGGCGCTGCTCCCGGCGGAAGCGGAAACCGAGCCCGACGCAGACGCGTCACCGGCCACCGTCGCCCTCCCCGTGCTGGGCGGCTTCCGCCCCGTCACCAAGGAGTTCGCGGACTCCCTCCACATGGAGGTGGAGCCGCTTCAGGAGATTGCCGACCTGCTGGAGGAGAACCGGCAGCTGGTCCTGTACGGGCCGCCGGGAACCGGCAAGACCTACCTGGCCAAGCACCTCGCTGCGGAACTGGCGCAGGACAGCACCGACGAGCGCGTGAAGCTCGTCCAGTTCCACCCCTCCTATGCCTACGAGGACTTCTTCGAGGGGTACCGGCCGGACAAGACGGACGAGGGCCAGGTCTCCTTCAAGCTCGTGGCCGGTCCGCTGCGCCGGCTCGCGGAGGAGGCGGCGAAGCCGGGCAACGAGTCGAAGCCGCACTTCCTCATCATCGACGAGATGAACCGGGCGAACCTGGCCAAGGTGTTCGGCGAGCTGTACTTCCTGCTGGAATACCGCGATGACCGGATCTACCTGCAGTACAGCCCAAACGAGCCGTTCACGCTCCCGGACAACCTGTACATCATCGGCACCATGAACACGGCGGACCGCTCCATCGCGATGATGGACGCCGCAATCCGCCGCCGCTTCGCGTTCATCGAACTGCACCCGCAGACCGAACCGGTGAAGGGATCGCTGCTGCGGTTCCTGGAAGCACGGCAGCTGGACACCACGCCGGCGCTGCTCCTCGATGCGCTCAACCAGGCGATCGATGAATGGGACCGCGATCTCATGATCGGGCCCTCCTACTTCATGAAGAAGGCCGCGCAGACCCCTGCCGGCCTGCGCCGCATCTGGAAGTACGAACTCATGCCGCTGCTGGAGGAGCACTACCACGGACAGCTGAACCGGGCCCAGCTTGAGGAACGCTTCGGGCTGGACCAGCTGCTGGGACGCCTTGCGGCTCGCTAG
- a CDS encoding MDR family MFS transporter — MASHAAVSGTATPRPPAHTPEAPMTHRQIMEALTGLLAAFFTAILSSTIVANALPTIMSELKGTQTDFAWVITAALLANAATTPIWGKLADLFDKKVLVQLSIVIFVAGSVMAGLSENIPLLLTARVVQGIAMGGLTALAQAIIGSMIPPRDRGKYSGYMGAVMAVGTAGGPLLGGFIVDSPLGWRWTFFVCVPLAVVALILLQITLKIQHVKRPARIDWLGSILLTSGVSLLLIWVSFAGNPDYYDWWSWQSLLMVGGGVVLLALLVVVESKVPQPIIPLKIISERTTALAIWASVAVGVAMFGSSTFLGQYFQVARGATPTEAGLLTLPMIAGNLIGSVLSGQLISRTGKWKRYLIAGSVLLIAGLGLAGTMDHTTELWHSGVFTAILGLGLGMLMQNLVLAVQNTVSASDIGTASASVAFFRSVGGAIGVSVLGAVMSNRVKELATQGLADAGIKAGSGSSGASLDLVHMPAPIRDIMRAAYGDATAEIFLIAGAISVVALLAVLLIKEQPLRRTVDIRPDAAPDSADGGSGDAAPVSGAASDPVSGLAAADYSDDDLEREFAEVLNRQLAGNAKAASYPARQSMPEPVLPMNEPPARARTLLAEMHSRPADLLPLIQETQGLLAEQQLQLAKALNTVALQAEQQRLVAQEQARVGEELKALSRRLAKERKLQSAAAHYIASHGKHRSE; from the coding sequence ATGGCTAGCCACGCCGCCGTCTCCGGGACGGCCACGCCCCGGCCCCCGGCCCACACGCCAGAGGCGCCTATGACGCACCGGCAGATCATGGAGGCCCTGACCGGGCTCCTCGCCGCCTTCTTCACCGCGATCCTCAGCAGCACCATCGTGGCCAACGCGCTGCCCACCATCATGTCCGAGCTCAAGGGCACGCAGACGGACTTTGCGTGGGTCATCACGGCGGCGCTGCTGGCCAACGCGGCCACCACACCCATCTGGGGCAAGCTCGCTGACCTGTTCGACAAGAAGGTCCTCGTCCAGCTCAGCATCGTGATCTTTGTGGCGGGATCGGTAATGGCCGGCCTGTCTGAAAACATCCCGCTGCTGCTGACGGCCCGTGTTGTCCAGGGCATCGCCATGGGCGGCCTTACGGCCCTGGCCCAGGCGATCATCGGTTCCATGATTCCGCCGCGCGACCGCGGAAAGTACTCCGGCTACATGGGCGCAGTCATGGCCGTCGGCACCGCCGGCGGGCCGCTGCTGGGCGGCTTCATCGTCGACAGCCCGCTGGGCTGGCGCTGGACGTTCTTCGTCTGCGTGCCGCTCGCCGTCGTCGCCCTGATCCTGCTCCAGATCACGCTGAAGATCCAGCACGTCAAGCGGCCGGCCAGGATCGACTGGCTCGGATCCATCCTCCTGACCTCCGGCGTCAGCCTTCTCCTCATCTGGGTGTCGTTCGCCGGCAACCCCGACTACTACGACTGGTGGTCCTGGCAGTCGCTGCTGATGGTGGGCGGCGGCGTCGTGCTCCTGGCGCTGCTGGTGGTGGTCGAATCCAAGGTTCCGCAGCCCATCATCCCGCTCAAGATCATCTCCGAGCGCACCACGGCCCTGGCCATCTGGGCCTCCGTGGCCGTGGGCGTGGCGATGTTCGGCTCCTCCACCTTCCTGGGCCAGTACTTCCAGGTGGCGCGCGGCGCAACACCCACCGAGGCCGGCCTGCTGACCTTGCCCATGATTGCCGGCAACCTGATCGGCTCCGTACTCTCCGGGCAGCTGATTAGCCGGACGGGCAAGTGGAAGCGCTACCTGATCGCCGGCTCCGTGCTGCTGATCGCCGGGCTGGGTCTCGCCGGCACCATGGACCACACCACGGAACTGTGGCACTCCGGAGTCTTCACGGCCATCCTTGGCCTCGGGCTCGGCATGCTGATGCAGAACCTCGTCCTGGCCGTGCAGAACACCGTCAGCGCCAGCGACATCGGCACCGCCAGTGCATCTGTGGCGTTCTTCCGCTCCGTGGGCGGCGCGATCGGCGTGTCCGTGCTGGGCGCGGTCATGAGCAACCGGGTCAAGGAACTGGCCACGCAGGGCCTCGCCGACGCCGGAATCAAGGCCGGCTCGGGCTCGTCCGGGGCCAGCCTCGACCTGGTCCACATGCCTGCCCCGATCCGGGACATCATGCGGGCCGCCTACGGTGACGCCACGGCCGAGATTTTCCTGATCGCCGGCGCCATCTCTGTGGTTGCCCTCCTCGCTGTGCTCCTGATCAAGGAACAGCCGCTGCGCCGGACCGTGGACATCCGGCCGGACGCGGCTCCGGATTCTGCCGACGGCGGTTCAGGGGACGCTGCCCCGGTTTCCGGTGCGGCTTCTGACCCGGTTTCCGGGCTCGCCGCGGCCGACTATTCCGACGACGACCTTGAGCGTGAGTTCGCCGAGGTGCTGAACCGCCAGCTGGCCGGCAATGCCAAGGCGGCGTCCTATCCCGCCCGGCAGAGTATGCCGGAACCCGTCCTGCCCATGAATGAACCGCCGGCGCGGGCGCGGACCTTGCTCGCCGAGATGCACAGCCGGCCTGCGGACCTGCTTCCCCTTATCCAGGAAACGCAGGGGCTCCTCGCGGAGCAGCAGCTTCAGCTCGCCAAGGCCCTGAACACCGTTGCACTGCAGGCGGAGCAGCAGCGGCTGGTCGCGCAGGAGCAGGCCCGGGTGGGCGAAGAACTTAAGGCACTGAGCCGGCGGCTGGCCAAGGAACGAAAGCTCCAGAGCGCCGCTGCCCATTACATCGCCTCGCACGGCAAGCACCGGAGCGAGTAA